The nucleotide sequence AGATGGCGCCGAGCTTCTCGAGGAAGATGCTGCGGTTGTTGCGCTCGCCGGAGGTGTAGCCGGCGGGCGAGGCGGGCGGCTTGTCGATGAGCTTCTGCAGGACGGCGGCGGCTTCGTCGTAGCGCCCCTGCGCCTCGTAGACGAGCGCGATGTTGTACGGGACCTCGACGGAGTCCTGGGTGAGGCCATCGGCCTTGCGGAGATTGTCGAGCGCGAGATCGAACTTGCCGGTGGAGCGGTAGATCTGCGCCATGCGCAGGAAGGCTTGCGCGTCCTGGGGATCGGCGTCGGCGATCTGCTTGTACTGCTCGAGCGCGGCCTGGGTCTGGCCGTCGTTGAGCAGGTTCTGGGCGAGGCCGCGCTGGGCGTCGAGGTTGTCGCGGTCGTACTCGACGGCCTGCTTGTAGGCGTCGACGGCCTTCTTGAAGTCCTTCTGCTGCTCGTAGGTGTAGCCGAGCGCCGCCCAGATCTTGCCGGTCTTCTCCGGGACGGAGTTGAGCGTGGCGACGGCGCGGGCGGAGTCGCCTTCCTCGCTGTAGAGGTAGGCGAGCGTGGTGACGGCCTCCTCGGACTGCGGGTCGAGCTGGATGGCCTTCTTGAGCGCGCCTTCGGCCTTCAGCATCTCGTTGTTCAGGCGGTAGAGGCGGCCGAGCAGCAGGAAGGTCTCCGGATTCTTGGGGTCGATGCGGGCGATCTGCTCGAACTGCTCGATGGCGAGCTTGAGCACCTGCTGCGACTGGGTGCCGGCC is from Terriglobales bacterium and encodes:
- a CDS encoding tetratricopeptide repeat protein, yielding MKTRLLLLLALLSAVSLAQTKPATQQPPPAAGAQQAPARSLPPDTKAPPAKPSTEQKPDQAAAAAPRTPDKAQAYYHYSLAHIYEELVSIYGRAEFAQKAIQEYRLAIENDPTSEYLNAGLAELYAKTGRIREAVLEAQEILKRDPDNIEAHKLLGRIYLRSLGDLQAGTQSQQVLKLAIEQFEQIARIDPKNPETFLLLGRLYRLNNEMLKAEGALKKAIQLDPQSEEAVTTLAYLYSEEGDSARAVATLNSVPEKTGKIWAALGYTYEQQKDFKKAVDAYKQAVEYDRDNLDAQRGLAQNLLNDGQTQAALEQYKQIADADPQDAQAFLRMAQIYRSTGKFDLALDNLRKADGLTQDSVEVPYNIALVYEAQGRYDEAAAVLQKLIDKPPASPAGYTSGERNNRSIFLEKLGAIYREQGKTPLAIETFKKILALGDENARTGYQALIDTYRDS